The following coding sequences are from one Actinomycetes bacterium window:
- a CDS encoding PIG-L deacetylase family protein: MTVENAPAPYEPLPEDWQRALVIVAHPDDIEYGGAAAVARWTAQGKEVAYCLVTSGEAGIDAMPPDKAGPVREAEERESARLVGVHAVEFLGHPDGVVEYGVPLRRDLAHVIRRHRPEIVVTGNFRDTWGGVFPNQADHVAVGRAALDAARDAGNRWVFSDGGAEPWNGVRAVWVAGSPQAGHAVDVGGTFAVGMASLRAHEAYLAGLGADSPDPEEFLESFARAAGTRLGCRLAVPFEVIPLRFF, from the coding sequence ATGACCGTGGAGAACGCGCCAGCGCCCTACGAGCCGCTGCCGGAGGACTGGCAGCGGGCGCTCGTGATCGTCGCCCACCCCGACGACATCGAGTACGGCGGGGCGGCCGCTGTCGCCCGCTGGACCGCGCAGGGCAAGGAGGTGGCGTACTGCCTGGTCACCAGCGGCGAGGCAGGCATCGACGCGATGCCGCCCGACAAGGCCGGACCGGTCCGCGAGGCCGAGGAGCGTGAGTCGGCCCGGCTCGTCGGCGTGCACGCGGTGGAGTTCCTCGGCCACCCCGACGGGGTGGTCGAGTACGGCGTGCCGCTGCGCCGCGACCTCGCCCACGTCATCCGCCGGCACCGTCCCGAGATCGTGGTCACCGGGAACTTCCGCGACACCTGGGGCGGTGTCTTCCCCAACCAGGCCGACCACGTCGCGGTCGGGCGCGCGGCCCTCGACGCCGCCCGGGACGCCGGCAACCGCTGGGTGTTCTCCGACGGCGGCGCCGAGCCCTGGAACGGGGTGCGCGCGGTGTGGGTGGCCGGCTCGCCGCAGGCCGGGCACGCCGTCGACGTTGGCGGGACCTTCGCCGTCGGGATGGCGTCGCTCCGCGCCCACGAGGCCTACCTGGCGGGCCTTGGTGCGGACAGCCCCGACCCGGAGGAGTTCCTCGAGAGCTTCGCCCGCGCGGCCGGGACGAGGCTCGGCTGCAGGCTCGCGGTGCCGTTCGAGGTCATCCCGCTGCGGTTCTTCTAA
- a CDS encoding RDD family protein, which translates to MAQVEPTRMVTPEAVALEFRTANIGSRILAYFLDQLIVTAGLFLLLLAIALIGSVAGSDLPQWSGLALVVVLLPSWFFGYFIAFETLWRGRTPGKAALGLRVVTREGAPVRFRHAAIRALLGLVDFFLGLGFFAVVFILFTRDNQRLGDLVAGTLVLRERSGLAAPVPVSFAPPPGYESYTATLDVTRLTTQEYQTVRSFLLRAPSLPLAPRVALAQQLAGPLASRLRPPPPPGVSPEVFLGCVAAAYQQRQRASVAQRQPGAGPALPPPRPPTPERQPTAPLPGAAAWPSQGPGPRPGGPPPAPPPGPPPAPLPEPSPAPRPAPEPGGFVPPA; encoded by the coding sequence ATGGCGCAGGTCGAGCCGACCCGGATGGTGACCCCCGAGGCGGTCGCCCTGGAGTTCCGCACCGCCAACATCGGCTCGCGGATCCTCGCGTACTTCCTCGACCAGCTGATCGTCACCGCCGGGCTGTTCCTGCTCCTGTTGGCGATCGCCCTGATCGGCAGCGTGGCCGGCTCCGACCTGCCCCAGTGGAGCGGGCTCGCGCTCGTGGTGGTGCTCCTGCCGAGCTGGTTCTTCGGCTACTTCATCGCCTTCGAGACGCTGTGGCGGGGGCGGACGCCCGGCAAGGCCGCGCTCGGCCTGCGGGTCGTCACCCGGGAGGGCGCGCCGGTCAGGTTCAGGCACGCCGCCATCCGGGCCCTGCTCGGCCTGGTCGACTTCTTCCTCGGGCTCGGGTTCTTCGCCGTGGTGTTCATCCTGTTCACCCGGGACAACCAGCGGCTCGGCGACCTGGTCGCGGGCACGCTGGTCCTGCGTGAGCGCAGCGGCCTGGCCGCCCCGGTCCCGGTCAGCTTCGCGCCGCCGCCCGGCTACGAGTCCTACACCGCCACGCTCGACGTGACCCGGCTCACCACCCAGGAGTACCAGACGGTGCGCAGCTTCCTGCTGCGGGCGCCGAGCCTCCCACTCGCGCCCAGGGTCGCGCTCGCCCAGCAGCTCGCCGGGCCGCTCGCGAGCCGCCTGCGACCGCCGCCCCCGCCCGGGGTCTCCCCCGAGGTGTTCCTCGGGTGCGTCGCCGCGGCCTACCAGCAGCGCCAGCGCGCGAGCGTGGCCCAGCGCCAGCCGGGCGCTGGCCCGGCGCTCCCGCCACCCAGGCCGCCGACGCCGGAGCGGCAGCCGACCGCGCCCCTGCCGGGTGCCGCGGCATGGCCGTCTCAAGGTCCCGGTCCCAGGCCGGGTGGTCCGCCGCCGGCTCCCCCGCCCGGGCCGCCACCCGCCCCGCTACCGGAGCCATCGCCCGCCCCCCGGCCAGCGCCGGAGCCCGGCGGCTTCGTCCCGCCGGCATAG
- a CDS encoding purine-nucleoside phosphorylase: MSGPAVPEAVTTAAGSLASRLPEKPAVSLVLGSGLGDLAEEVEGAVVVPAAEVPGMPVPRVPGHAGALVAGRLAGVPVLVQAGRVHTYEGYSAAEVAFATRVAAELGCRALVATNAAGGLNQDFKPADLMVLTDHINFLFDNPLRGEPAFVDLAGAYDAALRDEALRHAAAASIPVHQGVYLAAAGPSYETPAEIAMFRTWGADAVGMSTVPEVIAARAHGMRVAAISAITNVHRPGGTPTSHAEVLEVAARIRPRFREVVLSLLPAAAA, encoded by the coding sequence GTGAGCGGGCCCGCGGTCCCCGAGGCGGTCACCACCGCGGCCGGGTCACTCGCGTCGCGGCTGCCCGAGAAGCCGGCGGTGTCACTGGTGCTCGGGTCGGGCCTGGGCGACCTGGCCGAGGAGGTCGAGGGTGCGGTCGTCGTGCCCGCCGCCGAGGTACCAGGCATGCCGGTGCCCAGGGTGCCCGGGCATGCGGGCGCGCTGGTCGCGGGCCGGCTGGCCGGGGTCCCGGTGCTCGTCCAGGCCGGCAGGGTCCACACCTACGAGGGGTACTCCGCCGCCGAGGTCGCCTTCGCGACCCGGGTGGCCGCCGAGCTGGGCTGCCGTGCGCTAGTCGCCACCAACGCGGCCGGTGGCCTGAACCAGGACTTCAAGCCGGCCGACCTGATGGTCCTGACCGACCACATCAACTTCCTGTTCGACAACCCGCTGCGGGGCGAGCCGGCCTTCGTGGACCTGGCCGGCGCCTACGACGCGGCCCTGCGGGACGAGGCCCTGCGTCACGCGGCGGCGGCCAGCATCCCCGTCCACCAGGGCGTGTACCTGGCCGCTGCCGGACCCTCCTACGAGACCCCGGCCGAGATCGCCATGTTCCGGACCTGGGGCGCCGACGCGGTGGGCATGTCCACCGTGCCTGAGGTGATCGCCGCCCGCGCCCACGGGATGCGGGTGGCGGCTATCTCGGCGATCACCAACGTGCACCGGCCTGGCGGCACCCCGACCAGCCACGCCGAGGTCCTCGAGGTCGCCGCGCGCATCCGCCCCCGCTTCCGCGAGGTCGTGCTCTCCCTGCTCCCGGCCGCCGCTGCCTGA
- a CDS encoding Trm112 family protein has product MAIDKDLLAILACPNCRGEVDYKEAEQVIECRECHYRYPVRDDIPVMLVDEAEKPEPAK; this is encoded by the coding sequence ATGGCGATCGACAAGGACCTGCTCGCGATCCTCGCCTGCCCCAACTGCCGGGGCGAGGTCGACTACAAGGAGGCCGAGCAGGTCATCGAGTGCCGCGAGTGCCACTACCGCTACCCGGTCCGCGACGACATCCCCGTCATGCTGGTCGACGAGGCCGAGAAGCCGGAACCGGCCAAGTGA
- a CDS encoding bifunctional phosphoglucose/phosphomannose isomerase: MTQADLDDPAALAAADPWGMLAAVAGAGAQARAAGALAEQAALVGPMPDTVVVAGMGGSGVAGDALAALAFAESTAPVVTVKGDRLPAFVGPGTLLVAVSYSGNTDETLSAVEQGLKAGARLVAVASGGRLAELAKDRSAPLVLVEGGSQPRAAFWSLVVPVLSAAEAAGVLRPLRSQVAAAADALDAEAAELGPAVPTAANPAKQAALRLAGKLPVVWGTGQLGVVAATRFRTQCNENAKVSVVSAAVPEADHNDVMGLEPGLGPGRELVLLRDPPGEHQRDGLRLAAVREALGADPIVRQSGDAVPLARLARLVAFADFTSTYLGIARGVDPSTIATIDRVKAALAAGAREVNSPGAGGAPPPGAGGAPRLGAGGAVRPGAGGAVRPGAGGGPPPGAGEARRGEGLGARP, from the coding sequence GTGACGCAGGCCGACCTCGACGACCCGGCCGCCCTGGCCGCGGCCGACCCGTGGGGCATGCTGGCCGCGGTCGCCGGGGCCGGTGCGCAGGCCCGGGCCGCTGGCGCCCTTGCCGAGCAGGCCGCGCTGGTCGGGCCGATGCCCGACACGGTCGTGGTCGCCGGCATGGGTGGCTCGGGGGTGGCCGGCGACGCGCTCGCCGCACTCGCCTTCGCCGAGTCGACCGCGCCGGTGGTGACCGTCAAGGGCGACCGCCTCCCCGCCTTCGTGGGGCCGGGCACGCTGCTGGTCGCGGTGTCGTACTCCGGCAACACCGACGAGACCCTGTCAGCGGTCGAGCAGGGGCTGAAGGCCGGCGCCCGGCTGGTCGCGGTCGCCTCCGGCGGTCGCCTGGCCGAGCTCGCCAAGGACCGCAGCGCCCCCTTGGTGCTCGTCGAGGGCGGCAGCCAGCCCAGGGCCGCCTTCTGGTCCCTGGTCGTGCCCGTGCTGTCCGCCGCCGAGGCGGCCGGGGTGCTCCGGCCGCTCCGGTCGCAGGTTGCCGCCGCCGCCGACGCGCTCGACGCCGAGGCGGCCGAGCTCGGTCCCGCGGTCCCGACCGCGGCCAACCCCGCCAAGCAGGCCGCCCTCCGCCTGGCCGGCAAGCTCCCGGTGGTGTGGGGGACAGGGCAGCTCGGCGTGGTCGCCGCGACCCGGTTCCGGACCCAGTGCAACGAGAACGCCAAGGTCTCGGTGGTCTCGGCCGCCGTGCCGGAGGCCGACCACAACGACGTGATGGGGCTCGAGCCCGGCCTCGGCCCCGGCCGCGAGCTGGTCCTGCTCCGCGACCCGCCCGGCGAGCACCAGCGCGACGGGCTGCGGCTGGCGGCCGTGCGCGAGGCGCTCGGGGCCGACCCGATCGTGCGCCAGTCCGGGGACGCCGTCCCGCTGGCCCGCCTGGCCCGCCTGGTCGCCTTCGCCGACTTCACCTCCACCTACCTCGGTATCGCCCGCGGCGTCGACCCGTCCACGATCGCCACCATCGACCGGGTGAAAGCGGCCCTGGCCGCCGGAGCGCGCGAGGTCAACTCGCCCGGAGCGGGCGGGGCCCCACCGCCTGGAGCGGGCGGCGCCCCACGGCTTGGAGCGGGCGGGGCAGTACGGCCTGGAGCGGGCGGGGCAGTACGGCCTGGAGCGGGCGGCGGCCCACCGCCTGGAGCAGGGGAGGCCCGGCGGGGCGAGGGGCTCGGGGCGCGGCCGTGA
- a CDS encoding stage II sporulation protein M, producing MDIDRYIAVNGPVWARLAELTGRAQRGVGRLPAAELDELVRLYQRVASHLSYAQTYYRDPALTAKLSGLVARSAAVVYGNRPRTLRVLGRFFTSTFPAAVWHLRHFVLAATLLSLVPALAIGIWISRSAAAVEALGPPAVREAYVNRDFEAYYSSEPAGAFASQVFSNNVQVAFVAFALGVLFCVGTAYVLVSNGAQLGLVAGLFAAVGQSPKFWGLVLPHGLLELTSVFVAGAAGLRLGWTLIDPGDRGRAAALAEEGRRAVVIVLGLIVAFAVAGAIEGFVTGRPWPTFARVGIGVVAEAAFLAYVVVLGRAAAARGLTGALGEEDAGWLSPGDQAASARARLAPQSRPPAPGSPLSAVRPGPQRQSS from the coding sequence GTGGACATCGACCGCTACATCGCCGTCAACGGGCCCGTCTGGGCCCGGCTGGCCGAGCTGACCGGCCGCGCCCAGCGCGGCGTGGGCCGGCTGCCCGCCGCCGAGCTCGACGAGCTGGTCCGCCTCTACCAGCGGGTCGCCAGCCACCTGTCCTACGCGCAGACCTACTACCGCGACCCCGCCCTCACCGCCAAGCTGAGCGGGCTGGTCGCCCGGTCGGCCGCGGTGGTCTACGGCAACCGGCCGCGCACCCTGCGCGTGCTCGGGCGCTTCTTCACCAGCACGTTCCCGGCCGCCGTGTGGCACCTGCGCCACTTCGTGCTCGCCGCGACCCTGCTCAGCCTGGTCCCGGCGCTCGCCATCGGCATCTGGATCAGCCGCTCGGCCGCCGCGGTCGAGGCGCTCGGCCCGCCCGCCGTGCGCGAGGCCTACGTCAACCGCGACTTCGAGGCCTACTACTCGTCCGAGCCGGCCGGCGCGTTCGCGTCCCAGGTGTTCAGCAACAACGTGCAGGTCGCGTTCGTCGCGTTCGCCCTGGGCGTCCTGTTCTGCGTCGGCACCGCCTACGTGCTGGTAAGCAACGGCGCCCAGCTCGGGCTGGTGGCCGGCCTGTTCGCGGCTGTGGGCCAGTCGCCCAAGTTCTGGGGCCTGGTCCTGCCCCACGGCCTGCTGGAGCTCACCAGCGTGTTCGTTGCCGGCGCCGCCGGCCTGCGGCTCGGCTGGACCCTGATCGACCCTGGCGACCGCGGTCGCGCGGCCGCGCTGGCCGAGGAGGGCAGGCGGGCGGTGGTGATCGTGCTCGGGCTCATCGTGGCCTTCGCCGTCGCCGGCGCGATCGAGGGCTTCGTCACCGGCCGGCCCTGGCCCACCTTCGCCCGGGTCGGCATCGGCGTGGTCGCAGAGGCCGCCTTCCTCGCCTACGTCGTCGTGCTCGGCCGGGCCGCCGCGGCCCGGGGGTTGACCGGGGCGCTCGGCGAGGAGGACGCCGGCTGGCTGTCACCCGGGGACCAGGCCGCGTCCGCCCGCGCCCGGCTCGCCCCTCAGAGCCGCCCGCCTGCGCCCGGCTCGCCCCTCAGCGCTGTCCGGCCCGGCCCTCAGCGCCAGTCCTCATAG
- a CDS encoding metallopeptidase family protein, which translates to MRLVESAVASLPAEFRDRLANVEFMVEETFRGDEVPGGGLLLGLYQGVPLPERGAGYSGVLPDRIVIFRRPVEARSRSDADLAELVREVVIHEVAHYFGIDDDRLDELGW; encoded by the coding sequence ATGCGGCTGGTCGAGTCGGCTGTCGCCTCGCTGCCAGCCGAGTTCCGGGACCGGCTGGCCAACGTGGAGTTCATGGTCGAGGAGACCTTCCGGGGCGACGAGGTGCCCGGCGGCGGCCTGCTGCTCGGCCTGTACCAGGGCGTGCCGCTGCCGGAGCGCGGCGCGGGGTACTCGGGCGTCCTGCCCGACCGCATCGTGATCTTCCGGCGCCCGGTCGAGGCACGCTCGCGTTCCGACGCCGACCTGGCCGAGCTGGTCCGCGAGGTCGTCATCCACGAGGTCGCCCACTACTTCGGCATCGACGACGACCGGCTGGACGAACTCGGCTGGTAA
- the ahcY gene encoding adenosylhomocysteinase yields MPYDVTDIALADEGRLRIEWADRHMPVLRDIRARFEKEQPLTGLKVAACLHVTTETANLMRTLKAGGATVVLCASNPLSTQDDTAAGLVRHYGIDVFARRGVDNAGYYAHLEAALDTRPNVTMDDGCDLVTLLHTRRKDQLGEIRVGTEETTTGVIRLRQMERERALAYPIIAVNDTPTKHLFDNRYGTGQSTIDGILRATNLLLAGTTFVVAGFGYCGKGLAMRARGLGAKVVVTEVDPVRALEAAMEGYRVAPMAEAAREADVVVTVTGDRDILRREHFEVMRDGVVIANSGHFDVEIDKVALRELAASVTRVRENVDEFQLPDGRRINLLAEGRLVNLGAAEGHPAAVMDMSFADQALSLEWLARQEELEVRVHDVPAEIDAEVARVKLATMGIEIDTLTDVQVEYLHSWTEGT; encoded by the coding sequence TTGCCCTACGACGTGACTGACATCGCCCTCGCCGACGAGGGCCGCCTGCGCATCGAGTGGGCCGACCGGCACATGCCGGTGCTGCGCGACATCCGCGCCCGCTTCGAGAAGGAGCAGCCGCTGACCGGCCTCAAGGTGGCGGCCTGCCTGCACGTGACCACCGAGACGGCGAACCTGATGCGGACGCTCAAGGCGGGTGGCGCCACCGTCGTCCTCTGTGCCTCCAACCCCCTGTCGACCCAGGACGACACGGCCGCCGGGCTGGTCAGGCACTACGGCATCGACGTGTTCGCCCGCCGCGGGGTGGACAACGCCGGCTACTACGCCCACCTCGAGGCGGCGCTCGACACCCGCCCGAACGTCACCATGGACGACGGCTGCGACCTGGTCACCCTGCTCCACACCAGGCGCAAGGACCAGCTCGGCGAGATCCGCGTGGGCACCGAGGAGACCACCACGGGCGTCATCCGCCTCCGCCAGATGGAGCGCGAGCGCGCCCTCGCCTACCCGATCATCGCGGTCAACGACACCCCGACCAAGCACCTGTTCGACAACCGCTACGGCACCGGCCAGTCGACCATCGACGGCATCCTTCGCGCGACCAACCTGCTGCTGGCCGGCACGACCTTCGTGGTCGCCGGGTTCGGCTACTGCGGCAAGGGCCTGGCCATGCGCGCCCGCGGCCTCGGGGCCAAGGTCGTGGTCACCGAGGTCGACCCGGTGCGCGCGCTCGAGGCGGCCATGGAGGGCTACCGGGTCGCCCCGATGGCCGAGGCGGCCCGCGAGGCCGACGTGGTCGTCACGGTCACCGGCGACCGCGACATCCTCCGCCGCGAGCACTTCGAGGTGATGCGGGACGGCGTGGTCATCGCCAACTCCGGCCACTTCGACGTCGAGATCGACAAGGTCGCCCTGCGCGAGCTGGCCGCCTCGGTGACCCGGGTGCGCGAGAACGTCGACGAGTTCCAGCTCCCCGACGGCCGCCGCATCAACCTGCTCGCCGAGGGCCGCCTGGTCAACCTGGGCGCCGCCGAGGGGCACCCGGCCGCGGTCATGGACATGTCCTTCGCCGACCAGGCCCTCTCGCTCGAGTGGCTGGCCCGCCAGGAGGAGCTCGAGGTCCGCGTCCACGACGTCCCGGCCGAGATCGACGCCGAGGTGGCCCGGGTCAAGCTGGCCACCATGGGCATCGAGATCGACACCCTGACCGACGTCCAGGTCGAGTACCTGCACTCCTGGACCGAAGGCACCTGA
- a CDS encoding phosphomannomutase/phosphoglucomutase, producing the protein MPADLDKVFKAYDVRGVYPDELDEDLARAVGRAFVTLTGAESIAVGYDMRPSSVPMADALTDGATSQGADVVRVGLCSTDMLYFVSGALDVPGVMLTASHNPARYNGLKLCRAGAVPVGEESGLRDLERMVAAGEPATQADRPGTAADGEDLLARYAKHVRGFVDEGALRPLKLVVDAGNGMAGHVLPAVFDGLPFELDPMYFELDGSFPNHPADPINPANLADLRARVVATGADLGLAFDGDADRVFLVDDQGGVVPSSLVVALVARMMCERERGATVLYNIICSHVVPETVREAGGKPVRTRVGHSFIKKVMADTGAIFGGEHSGHYYFRDNYRADSGLIAALVTLEVLCRAGKPLSEVLAPYRRYADSGEVNRRVEGDPKAVVARVAERYPPERRDLTDGLTIEGDGWWFNLRPSNTEPLLRLNVEAATEAEMERVREEILEAVGGEPA; encoded by the coding sequence GTGCCCGCCGACCTCGACAAGGTGTTCAAGGCCTACGACGTGCGCGGCGTCTACCCCGACGAGCTGGACGAGGACCTGGCCCGCGCGGTCGGCCGTGCGTTCGTGACCCTGACCGGCGCGGAGTCGATCGCGGTCGGCTACGACATGCGCCCGTCGTCGGTGCCGATGGCCGACGCCCTGACCGACGGGGCGACCAGCCAGGGCGCCGACGTCGTCCGGGTCGGGCTCTGCTCCACCGACATGCTCTACTTCGTGTCGGGTGCCCTGGACGTGCCCGGGGTGATGCTCACCGCGTCGCACAACCCGGCCCGCTACAACGGCTTGAAGCTCTGCCGCGCGGGTGCCGTGCCGGTGGGGGAGGAGTCGGGTCTGCGGGACCTCGAGCGGATGGTGGCCGCAGGGGAGCCCGCCACCCAGGCCGACCGGCCGGGGACGGCGGCCGACGGCGAGGACCTGCTCGCCCGCTACGCCAAGCACGTCCGCGGGTTCGTGGACGAGGGCGCCCTGCGTCCCCTCAAGCTGGTGGTCGACGCGGGCAACGGCATGGCCGGCCATGTCCTGCCCGCCGTCTTCGACGGCCTGCCGTTCGAGCTCGACCCGATGTACTTCGAGCTGGACGGCAGCTTCCCCAACCACCCGGCCGACCCGATCAACCCAGCCAACCTCGCCGACCTGCGGGCGCGGGTGGTCGCCACCGGGGCCGACCTCGGGCTCGCGTTCGACGGCGACGCCGACCGGGTGTTCCTGGTCGACGATCAGGGCGGGGTGGTGCCCTCGAGCCTGGTCGTGGCGCTCGTGGCCCGCATGATGTGTGAGCGTGAGCGGGGCGCGACCGTGCTCTACAACATCATCTGCTCCCACGTCGTCCCCGAGACGGTCCGCGAGGCCGGCGGCAAGCCGGTGCGCACGAGGGTCGGCCACTCCTTCATCAAGAAGGTGATGGCCGACACCGGCGCCATCTTCGGCGGCGAGCACTCCGGCCACTACTACTTCCGCGACAACTACCGCGCCGACTCCGGGCTCATCGCCGCCCTGGTCACCCTCGAGGTGCTCTGCCGGGCCGGCAAGCCCCTGTCCGAGGTCCTCGCCCCGTACCGGAGGTACGCCGACTCCGGTGAGGTCAACCGCCGGGTCGAGGGCGACCCCAAGGCGGTCGTGGCCCGGGTCGCCGAGCGTTACCCGCCCGAGCGGCGCGACCTGACCGACGGCCTGACCATCGAGGGTGACGGCTGGTGGTTCAACCTCCGCCCGAGCAACACCGAGCCGCTGCTCCGCCTCAACGTGGAGGCGGCCACCGAGGCCGAGATGGAGCGGGTGCGGGAGGAGATCCTCGAGGCCGTCGGCGGCGAACCTGCCTAG